The Eubacteriales bacterium genomic sequence GAGATTGTGACAGAACTTGACAGGTATATAATAGGTCAAGACAAAGCTAAAAAAGCAGTTGCCATTGCCCTTAGAAATAGATATAGAAGGAGTTTATTAAATAAAGATATACAGGATGAAATAACTCCTAAAAATATAATAATGGTGGGGCCTACAGGCGTCGGCAAAACCGAAATAGCAAGGCGCTTGTCCAAACTTATGAAAGCTCCTTTTATAAAAGTTGAAGCTACGAAATTTACAGAAGTTGGATATGTTGGCAGAGACGTAGAATCTATGGTACGTGATTTAGTCGAGGCCTCTATCCGCATGGTAAAGATGAATAGGATGGAATCCGTTAAGGAAAAGGCGGAGAGGATGGCAAACGAGCGGCTGTTAAGCATCTTGGTCCCATCCAAAAGGAACGAGCCTACCCCGCAAAACGCATTCAATATGCTGTTTAACCAGCCGCAGATTGCGCCGTCTACTGAAACTGAAGAAGAAAAAGCCAAAACGCTTACACGCCGCCAGCAGGTAAGAAAAGATTTGGAGCAAGGCAAGCTGGAAGATACTATAATCGAAATCGAAGTTGAAGACAGTGCACAGCTCGGCTTTGAAATAGCAGGTATCGGCGCAGACATGAACATCGGCGAGATGTTAGGAGGTATCCTTCCTAAAAAAACTAAAAAAAGAAAAGTTTCAATTTCAGATGCGAGAAAAATTTTAATACAGCAGGAAGCTGATAAATTGATAGATATGGATGAGGTAATCCAAACGGCAATAGACAGGGCGGAACAGCACGGCATCATATTTATAGACGAAATAGATAAAATAGCCGGAAAAACTATGGGGCAAGGGCCAGACGTTTCGCGCGAAGGCGTTCAAAGAGACATTTTGCCGATAGTTGAAGGGTCCACTGTTGTTACAAAGTACGGGCCGGTAAAAACGGATTATATGCTGTTTATAGCGGCAGGAGCGTTCCATATCTCCAAAGTAAGTGACTTGATTCCGGAGCTGCAAGGGCGTTTTCCTATAAAAGTAGAGCTTAAAAACCTTACGAGAGAGGATTTTAAGAAAATTTTAGTACAGCCGGATAATGCCATAATCAAGCAGTACCAGGCGCTTTTAAAAACAGAGGGAGTAGACTTGTCTTTTACCGACGATTCATTGGAAGCAATTGCTACGTACGCCGAGATAGTTAATGAAAGCACTGAAAATATAGGGGCGCGGCGGCTTCATACAATGCTTGAAAACTTATTGGAGGATATTTCTTACAATGCCTGCAATATGGATACGCAAATTGAGATAGTTGTAGACGAAAATTATGTCAAAGAACATCTAAAGAACGAAATTAAAGATACCGATTTGCAAAAATTTATTTTATAATATATCTGTATTTTTAAAATTAAATAAAGTTAAGAGGAAAACAGGATTGAAAAAACAAAGATCATCATTAAAGATAATACCGCTCGGCGGTATAGGCGAAGTCGGCAAGAATATGACTGTTATAGAATATGAAAATGACATTATAGTCATAGACAGCGGCCTGCTGTTCCCAAGAGAAGATATGCTAGGAGTCGACTATGTAATACCAGACACTACGTACCTTGAAAAAAACAAGGATAAGGTAAGGGCGCTAATAATTACACATGGCCATGAAGACCACATAGGCGCTATACCTTATATAATAGATAAATTAAACGTCCCGATATATGGAACAAAGCTGACATTGGCACTTATAGAAGCAAAACTTGAAGAATATAACGTAAGATGCGAACTTAATAACATAGAAGCCGGATCCAAAATAAAATTCGGTTGTTTTGGAGTGGAGGCTATAAAAGTAAGCCACAGTATCGATGGTGCTTTGGGGTTTGCGATAACTACGCCGGTTGGCCTTATCGTTCACACCGGAGATTTCAAGATAGATTACACTCCTATAGATGGTAAAATAATGGATTTAAACAGGCTTGGTGAACTTGGCAACAAAGGTGTTTTAGCTCTGTTATCAGACAGTACCAATGCAGAGAACCCCGGGTTTACTTGTTCTGAAAAAATAGTAGGAGAGACTTTTGACAGCTTTTTTAAACTGGCTACAGGCAGGATAATAGTTGCGACTTTTGCCTCAAATGTATATAGGCTGCAGCAAGTTGCAGATGCTGCAAAGACGTATAACAGAAAAGTATGCCTTGTTGGCAGAAGTATGCTTAAAATAGCCAATATCGCACAGAATCTTGGATATTTAGACATCGATGACGATTTATTCGTAAGCGTAGACGATATACATAAAATACCGGATAAACAACTGCTCATCTTAACGACAGGAAGCCAAGGCGAGACTATGTCCGGCCTTGTCAGGATGGCAGCAGGCGAACACCCGAAAATCATGATAAAAAAAGGGGATATGGTAATAATATCCTCAACACCGATTCCCGGAAACGAACGGTATGTATCAGACGTCATAAATATGTTATATAGAAAAGGCGCGCTTGTATTAAATGAAAGCCGTGCAGACGTCCATGTTTCAGGGCATGCCTGCCAGGAAGAGCTAAAGCTAATAATCGCGCTTACTAAGCCAAAGTTTTTTATACCAGTTCATGGCGAATACAGGCATCTTTTCAGCCATGCCGCTATTGCAAAAAAACTTGGCATACCGGAAAAAAATATATTTATACCTGAAATTGGAAAGGTTATTGAAATAAACAGAAAATTTGCAACTTTAGGCGCATCGGTGCCGTCTGGCGGAGTATTGATAGACGGCCTTGGTATCGGCGACGTTGGCAACGCCGTATTACGGGACAGGCGTGTTCTTTCTCAGGACGGGTTGCTTATAGTCATAGCTACGGTTTCAAAGGAAACTGGCCAGCTGGTTTCATCGCCGGAAATAATATCCCGCGGATTCGTATATACGTGAGTCTGAAGACTTGATGGACCAGGCAAAAGCTGTGGTTGTAAAAGTATTAGACGATTGTTCTAGAAAAATGATAACAGAAAGAACGGCTGTAAAGGGAAAACTGAAAAGAGAATTGAGAGACATTTTATACGATAAAACTAAAAGGACTCCAATGTTATTACCGATAATCATTGAAATTTAAGGAGGTTTTTAATAATGTATATCTATGATAAAGCAAATGAATTGGCTTCACTTATTAAAGAAAGTGATGAATTTACTAAATATAAGCAGCTTAAGGACAAAATATACGAAGATGAAACTACCAAGTCTCTTGTAAAAGAGTATAAAAAGCTTCAATTTGAAGCACAGGCGAGCTATATGACTGGCAAACAGCCTGAAAATGAACTTATTGAAAAACTAAAAAAGGTTGGCGAAGTGCTTCAGTTTAATAATGATGTTTCCGAGTATTTTGCCGCAGAGTATAAACTTAATACTTTAATTGGAGATATTTATAAAATTTTGGGTGATGCATGCGACGTAAGCCTGGATTTTATGGATTAAAGAGGCGATTTAAATGGCAAAAATATATCATCTGAAAGATGAGACCATTTCCCTTAAACTAAATAAAGATAAAGATGACAATGTAAAAAACGATGATTTTAAAGTTGGTGAAAAAATCGGGCAAAAAGAAAAAACGCCTAAAAAAAAGCTGCCGCCGTATGCAATGTTAGGCATCTCTTTTGCTATTGCAATCGTTATATTTGTACTTGGATTCTTGATGATAAGAAACATGATATATTTGCCTGTAGATTTATTTAACGATACTGCTGTTCAAGTTGAGATACCAAAAGGCTCCTCGGTATCCAAAATAGCATCTATATTGGAAGAAAAAGGGTTAATTAGGAATGGAACAGTATTTAAATTTTATGTAGACTTTTCAGACGCTGCTTCTAAACTCAGGGCCGGCACGTATTTCCTCTCAAAAAACATGACGATGAAAGATATAATGTTCCTGTTAAGCCAGGGCAGCGATGAAGGGCTGGTTACTACATTTACAGTAACAGAGGGCTCTACCGTGGAAGATATAGCGAATATCTTGCTCGACGAGGGTATCCTGACTTCAAGCGATGAATTTTTAGAACTCGCAAAATCAGGCGAAAGTTATTCTGATTATAGTTTTATAGCGGATTTAAGCGACACAGGAACAGAACCGGAAGATGGTTCAGACGACTCTGCTGCTTCATCTGAAATTCAGTATTCAAACGGTAGCGCAAAATATGCACTTGAAGGCTATTTATTCCCGGATACTTATGAGATATATACAGATTCTAGTGCCGATACCATAATAAAAAAGATGTTGAACCGTTTCCCGCAGATATTTAATGACGTATATCTGGCAAGGGCAGAAGAGCTTAATATGTCTATAAATGACGTAGTTATACTTGCTTCTATTATAGAGCGCGAAGGAAAGACAAAAGATTTCAAAAAGATATCCGCTGTATTCCATAATCGGCTTGAAAAAGGCATGTCACTTGAGTCTTGTGCTACGGTACAATACATTTTAGGTACTAGAAAACTATATTTGTCTGACGCAGATATATCAATAGATTCGCCTTATAATACTTACAAGTATGCCGGCCTGCCTGTTGGTGCAATATGCAACCCAGGTAAAAGTGCTATTGAAGCGGCGCTTTATCCGGATGAAACGTATCTTAAAGAAAAGTACCTGTATTTCTGCACGGCAGACCCGTCTACCGGTGAGCTTGTGTTTGCAAAGACCTTAAAAGAACACCAGGAGAATACTGCTAAATACAAAGATTTATGGATTGAATATGATAACAGCAACGAAGAATGATCCTAATTTAAAAATTGAACTTCTAGCACCCGCCGGCTCAGATGAAAGTCTTAGGTCGGCGCTTAAATTTGGGGCCGATGCCGTCTATTTAGGCGGGACCAACTTTGGGCTGAGGGCTTTTGCCCAAAATTTTGACATTCAACAGCTAAATGATGCCGTATCCTTAGTGCATTCTCAAAACAAAAAAATTTATTTAACAGCAAATGCGGCGTTTTATGATGAGGATTTTAAAAAGTTCGAGAGTTACGTAAAAGAAGTTGAGGCAATTGGTGTAGATGCGCTTATCGTATCCGATCCCGGAGCAATTTCATTTATTAAAGACATTGCCCCTGATATTCAAATACATT encodes the following:
- the hslU gene encoding ATP-dependent protease ATPase subunit HslU, whose amino-acid sequence is MSNLTPKEIVTELDRYIIGQDKAKKAVAIALRNRYRRSLLNKDIQDEITPKNIIMVGPTGVGKTEIARRLSKLMKAPFIKVEATKFTEVGYVGRDVESMVRDLVEASIRMVKMNRMESVKEKAERMANERLLSILVPSKRNEPTPQNAFNMLFNQPQIAPSTETEEEKAKTLTRRQQVRKDLEQGKLEDTIIEIEVEDSAQLGFEIAGIGADMNIGEMLGGILPKKTKKRKVSISDARKILIQQEADKLIDMDEVIQTAIDRAEQHGIIFIDEIDKIAGKTMGQGPDVSREGVQRDILPIVEGSTVVTKYGPVKTDYMLFIAAGAFHISKVSDLIPELQGRFPIKVELKNLTREDFKKILVQPDNAIIKQYQALLKTEGVDLSFTDDSLEAIATYAEIVNESTENIGARRLHTMLENLLEDISYNACNMDTQIEIVVDENYVKEHLKNEIKDTDLQKFIL
- a CDS encoding YlbF family regulator, which gives rise to MYIYDKANELASLIKESDEFTKYKQLKDKIYEDETTKSLVKEYKKLQFEAQASYMTGKQPENELIEKLKKVGEVLQFNNDVSEYFAAEYKLNTLIGDIYKILGDACDVSLDFMD
- the mltG gene encoding endolytic transglycosylase MltG is translated as MAKIYHLKDETISLKLNKDKDDNVKNDDFKVGEKIGQKEKTPKKKLPPYAMLGISFAIAIVIFVLGFLMIRNMIYLPVDLFNDTAVQVEIPKGSSVSKIASILEEKGLIRNGTVFKFYVDFSDAASKLRAGTYFLSKNMTMKDIMFLLSQGSDEGLVTTFTVTEGSTVEDIANILLDEGILTSSDEFLELAKSGESYSDYSFIADLSDTGTEPEDGSDDSAASSEIQYSNGSAKYALEGYLFPDTYEIYTDSSADTIIKKMLNRFPQIFNDVYLARAEELNMSINDVVILASIIEREGKTKDFKKISAVFHNRLEKGMSLESCATVQYILGTRKLYLSDADISIDSPYNTYKYAGLPVGAICNPGKSAIEAALYPDETYLKEKYLYFCTADPSTGELVFAKTLKEHQENTAKYKDLWIEYDNSNEE